A genomic region of [Eubacterium] eligens ATCC 27750 contains the following coding sequences:
- a CDS encoding GDSL-type esterase/lipase family protein: protein MKNILFFGDSNTYGYKPDKSGRYDYDVRWTGRIANLLGNEYNIIEEGLCGRTTIFPDAVRDARKGIDLIGVVVESHKPVDVIAIMLGTNDCKTEFHADAKTIAKGMEAVARKANKTAGEHAKIVIISPIHLGKGVGEEGFDPEFNESSENVSRQLAWEYEKIAKENGFYYFDAAGAAEPSEVDRQHLDEKGHKMFAEKYSEFLLTEVL from the coding sequence ATGAAAAATATTTTGTTTTTTGGGGATTCTAATACTTATGGATATAAGCCTGATAAATCAGGAAGATATGATTATGATGTAAGATGGACAGGCAGAATAGCTAATCTTCTTGGAAATGAATATAATATTATTGAAGAGGGACTGTGCGGAAGAACAACTATATTTCCAGATGCTGTAAGAGATGCAAGAAAGGGCATTGATCTTATTGGAGTAGTTGTTGAATCACATAAGCCGGTAGATGTTATAGCTATAATGCTTGGTACGAATGACTGCAAGACTGAATTTCATGCTGATGCAAAGACAATTGCAAAAGGAATGGAGGCAGTTGCAAGAAAGGCTAACAAGACAGCAGGAGAACATGCAAAGATAGTTATAATTTCTCCGATTCATCTTGGAAAAGGTGTAGGTGAAGAAGGCTTTGATCCTGAATTTAATGAAAGTTCTGAAAATGTTTCAAGGCAGCTTGCATGGGAATATGAAAAGATAGCAAAGGAAAATGGATTTTATTATTTTGATGCCGCTGGTGCTGCTGAACCAAGTGAAGTTGACAGACAGCATTTAGATGAGAAAGGACATAAAATGTTTGCGGAAAAATATAGTGAATTCTTGTTGACAGAAGTTTTATAG
- a CDS encoding ribonuclease H1 domain-containing protein: MAKKYYAVRVGKVPGIYQTWDECKKNVHGFPAAEYKSFMSMEEAKAYMGREAVQEINGKTGSSNMEDVMPDNDYAFVDGSFNIVTGVYGYGGFLMHDGVRYELSGNGSDKEMASMRNVAGEILGSMSAVKKAIELGLKDISIFYDYAGIKAWAVGEWKRNKKGTIEYYNYITSVRDSINIRFVKVRGHSGVEGNEEADRLAKRAVGLC, translated from the coding sequence ATGGCTAAGAAATATTATGCTGTGCGTGTAGGTAAAGTTCCCGGAATATATCAGACATGGGACGAATGTAAGAAGAATGTACATGGTTTTCCAGCTGCCGAATATAAGAGCTTCATGTCTATGGAAGAGGCGAAGGCTTATATGGGAAGGGAAGCTGTACAGGAGATTAATGGAAAGACCGGAAGTAGCAATATGGAAGATGTAATGCCTGACAATGATTATGCATTTGTTGATGGTTCTTTTAATATTGTAACGGGAGTGTATGGATATGGCGGTTTTCTTATGCATGATGGTGTAAGATATGAATTGTCAGGTAATGGCAGTGATAAAGAGATGGCTTCAATGCGTAATGTCGCAGGAGAGATTCTTGGAAGCATGTCTGCTGTAAAAAAAGCAATAGAGCTTGGACTTAAAGATATTTCTATATTCTATGATTATGCAGGTATCAAGGCATGGGCTGTGGGAGAATGGAAACGAAACAAAAAAGGAACAATAGAATATTATAATTATATTACATCTGTCAGGGATTCAATTAATATCAGATTCGTGAAGGTCAGGGGACATTCAGGGGTTGAAGGAAATGAAGAGGCTGACAGGCTTGCAAAGAGAGCAGTAGGGTTGTGTTAG
- a CDS encoding homoserine dehydrogenase, with translation MSRKIYAAILGAGTVGTGVYKLCQSMKDDVISKTGAELVVKKVLVRNLDKDRDPIDRELLTDNWKDIIEDKDIEIVIELMGGTTPAKQYILEALEAGKQVVTANKDLLAEHGEEVMGMADKMHADLQFEAAVAGAIPIIRPLKQSMAGNNITEIIGIVNGTTNYILTKMTESGMNYKDALAKATELGYAEADPTADVEGYDAGRKMAIMSSIAFNSRVTFNQVYTEGITKITAEDIKYAKEFGYVIKLLGLARNTPDGIEVKVHPMLIDENHPLATVRDSFNAVFVHGEASDDTMFMGRGAGQMPTASAVMGDIIDVCRNIVHGSCGKIGCSCYKELPVKDISETKSKFFLRIEALDKQGVLANIASVLGNNDVSIAQVVQKSRKDGVAELVIITDVVAEKNFNDAMTVFNGLSVVKEIAGVIRVY, from the coding sequence ATGAGCAGAAAGATTTATGCGGCTATATTAGGAGCAGGAACAGTTGGAACAGGTGTATACAAGTTATGTCAGAGTATGAAAGATGATGTGATTAGTAAGACGGGTGCAGAACTTGTAGTTAAGAAGGTTCTTGTAAGAAATCTTGATAAAGACCGTGATCCAATTGACAGAGAATTACTGACTGACAACTGGAAGGATATTATTGAAGATAAGGATATTGAGATTGTAATAGAGCTTATGGGTGGAACTACTCCTGCAAAGCAGTATATTCTTGAGGCACTTGAGGCTGGAAAGCAGGTTGTTACTGCCAATAAGGATCTTCTTGCTGAGCATGGTGAAGAGGTTATGGGAATGGCAGACAAAATGCATGCTGACCTTCAGTTTGAGGCGGCTGTTGCGGGAGCAATTCCAATAATCAGACCATTAAAGCAGAGCATGGCTGGCAACAATATCACAGAGATTATTGGTATTGTTAACGGAACAACTAATTATATCCTTACAAAGATGACTGAATCAGGAATGAATTATAAGGACGCTCTTGCAAAGGCTACAGAATTAGGATATGCAGAGGCAGACCCTACAGCAGATGTTGAAGGATATGATGCAGGAAGAAAGATGGCTATTATGTCATCAATCGCATTTAATTCAAGGGTAACATTTAATCAGGTATATACAGAGGGTATTACTAAGATTACAGCAGAAGATATTAAGTATGCTAAGGAATTCGGATATGTTATCAAGCTTCTTGGACTTGCCAGAAATACACCGGATGGAATAGAAGTTAAGGTTCATCCTATGCTTATTGACGAGAATCACCCTCTGGCTACAGTAAGAGATTCATTTAATGCAGTATTTGTTCATGGTGAGGCAAGTGATGATACTATGTTTATGGGCAGGGGCGCAGGTCAGATGCCAACAGCTTCTGCTGTTATGGGGGACATTATAGATGTATGCCGTAACATAGTTCATGGCTCATGCGGCAAGATTGGCTGCTCATGCTACAAAGAGCTTCCTGTTAAGGATATATCTGAAACCAAGAGCAAATTCTTCTTAAGAATAGAAGCATTAGACAAGCAGGGGGTTCTTGCTAACATTGCAAGTGTTCTTGGAAACAATGATGTAAGTATTGCGCAGGTGGTCCAGAAGAGCCGTAAGGACGGTGTTGCTGAACTTGTTATTATTACAGATGTTGTTGCAGAGAAGAATTTTAATGATGCAATGACAGTATTTAACGGACTTTCAGTGGTAAAAGAGATTGCCGGAGTAATCCGAGTTTATTAA
- a CDS encoding HdeD family acid-resistance protein, with amino-acid sequence MNSIYKKLKTIKFEIIIVSIALFVLGLLLVIFPTASQEIICKGIGVALCVWGVLRLINYFRIAGSEILGSYGLVQGVTLLAFGMFFVIKPGFIAVFLGTALAIIIIVDGILKLQYAVDFYHLESDKWWIELIGAVVMVVIGIIALLNPFSTSSALIVFIGIALMIEGLWDFISLMRIVSVTKKAGKAIKNFKDQVDAVDMK; translated from the coding sequence ATGAACAGTATTTATAAGAAGTTAAAGACAATTAAGTTTGAGATTATTATTGTTTCAATTGCATTGTTTGTTCTTGGCTTACTGCTGGTAATATTTCCAACAGCATCCCAGGAAATCATATGTAAAGGAATTGGAGTTGCCTTATGTGTCTGGGGAGTATTAAGACTTATCAATTATTTCAGGATTGCGGGAAGTGAGATTCTTGGATCATATGGTCTTGTACAGGGAGTTACGCTTCTTGCATTTGGTATGTTTTTCGTGATTAAACCAGGTTTTATTGCGGTTTTTTTAGGAACAGCACTTGCAATTATTATTATTGTTGATGGAATCCTTAAACTTCAGTATGCTGTGGATTTCTACCATCTTGAGTCAGACAAATGGTGGATTGAGCTTATAGGTGCAGTTGTAATGGTTGTTATTGGCATCATTGCATTATTGAATCCATTTTCAACATCATCAGCACTTATAGTATTTATTGGAATTGCTCTGATGATAGAGGGGTTATGGGATTTTATATCTCTTATGAGAATTGTATCTGTAACAAAGAAGGCTGGGAAGGCTATAAAGAACTTTAAGGATCAGGTTGATGCTGTAGATATGAAATAA